In the Bicyclus anynana chromosome 6, ilBicAnyn1.1, whole genome shotgun sequence genome, one interval contains:
- the LOC112048701 gene encoding CD151 antigen: MAEEKKKDSSALLAKKKKVKPRKSRDADCCSVNFLKCVLHIFNVIFLFAGAGVLLVGAGTVASRHRFVPLLPTPTYAAIAYLLIVAGALGLPLSALGCCGLKTENRTSLLCYTYFLLITFLLEAGAGALAYYYEVAVEDELRAELNSTFISNYALDQVITDAVDTMQTEFKCCGATRYSDWRKSAWHEHDPRLLVPDSCCKTVSARCGARDHPSNIYYHGCIRQFTNHIRDNLIILAAVGVGMSVIPIFGFFFSCVLYVKIKHVID, translated from the exons ATGgcagaagaaaaaaagaaagattcaAGTGCACTGTTggctaaaaagaaaaaagtgaaACCAAGAAAATCCAGAGACGCTGACTGCTGCAGTGTCAACTTCCTCAAATGTGTTCTACATATAttcaatgttatatttttg tttGCAGGTGCAGGAGTGCTATTAGTAGGCGCTGGCACGGTGGCGTCTCGGCACAGGTTCGTGCCGCTGCTGCCCACGCCGACGTACGCCGCCATAGCGTACCTGCTCATCGTAGCGGGCGCGCTCGGCCTGCCGCTCAGCGCACTCGGCTGCTGCGGCCTTAAGACTGAGAATAGAACCAGTTTACTGTGT taCACATACTTCCTGTTGATCACGTTCCTCCTGGAGGCTGGTGCGGGCGCTCTCGCGTACTACTACGAGGTGGCGGTGGAGGACGAGCTGCGCGCCGAGCTCAACTCCACCTTCATATCCAACTACGCACTCGACCAAGTCATCACCGACGCCGTCGACACCATGCAGACAGAG TTCAAGTGCTGCGGCGCGACGCGCTACTCGGACTGGCGCAAGAGCGCGTGGCACGAGCACGACCCGCGCCTGCTGGTGCCCGACTCCTGCTGCAAGACCGTCAGCGCGCGCTGCGGGGCGAGAGATCATCCCTCCAATATTTACTATCAT GGTTGCATACGACAGTTCACGAACCACATCCGAGACAACCTGATCATACTCGCGGCGGTTGGCGTTGGCATGTCTGTCATACCGATATTCGGCTTCTTCTTTTCTTGCGTCTTGTACGTGAAGATTAAACACGTGATCGACTGA
- the LOC112048700 gene encoding sorting nexin lst-4 encodes MANQVQALYDFTGEPGTTEMTITCGEMLTLINTDIGEGWWEGRNSKGQTGLFPAAYVRKLSPEESTPAKMAPPAPRYDQADDWSDQQYNAGDNNYHKSTSHDDGWDDDWDEDTYSEIGPGVPHTKAMNQQAPLAPLPGMPIADYNNQIDDSTSNFSSVGTVRKSKFAPSSKVSGESYLLGTLNVEVPDSDKVYIVQEGDGYMWAAVSQPYNVTVASPKKESKFKGIKSFIAYQLTPSFNNIQVSRRYKHFDWLHERLQEKFTLIPIPPLPDKQIAGRYDEQLIERRRVQLQEFVDWMSKHPVLAKCEVWQHFLTCTDEKRWKAGKRQAERDNLLGLNYCISLVVPEKALLQSQVDHITEQCHTFVSSMDSSVKSVTNMCLAQTKRFQAPYKTDCQKVGEAFYNLGNALSLDEGTVISTSKLTSAIKLTGGAYIKIGRMYEEQPKYDWEPLGDKFHLYKGIVGSFPDVLANHKAAVQKKRECERLTAEHKMEVAQLNEVLRRTDVISYALLAEINHFKQERTVDLKATMQKFLRQQITFYKKIVDKLETTLHQYDE; translated from the coding sequence ATGGCGAACCAGGTGCAGGCCTTGTATGACTTCACGGGGGAGCCCGGCACCACAGAAATGACCATCACATGTGGAGAAATGTTGACACTTATTAACACAGACATTGGTGAAGGATGGTGGGAAGGAAGAAATTCTAAAGGACAAACAGGCTTATTCCCTGCTGCATATGTAAGGAAACTCAGTCCAGAGGAATCAACACCAGCAAAGATGGCGCCTCCTGCACCTAGATATGACCAAGCGGATGATTGGAGTGACCAACAGTACAATGCTGGggataataattatcataaatcAACCTCGCACGATGATGGCTGGGATGATGACTGGGATGAAGACACTTATTCGGAAATAGGCCCGGGTGTTCCACACACTAAAGCGATGAACCAACAAGCACCACTTGCTCCCCTACCAGGAATGCCCATCGCAGATTACAATAACCAGATAGACGATAGTACATCGAACTTTTCTTCAGTGGGAACTGTAAGAAAAAGTAAGTTTGCACCATCATCTAAAGTCAGTGGAGAGAGTTACCTATTAGGAACATTAAATGTAGAGGTTCCTGATTCAGACAAAGTGTACATAGTTCAAGAGGGAGATGGATATATGTGGGCAGCTGTTTCCCAGCCATATAATGTGACAGTAGCTTCACCTAAAAAGGAATCAAAGTTCAAAGGTATAAAAAGTTTCATTGCATATCAGCTGACCCCctcttttaataatatacaagtaTCTAGAAGATATAAGCATTTTGATTGGCTACATGAGAGGTTACAGGAGAAGTTTACACTTATTCCGATACCGCCTTTGCCAGACAAACAGATAGCAGGTAGATATGATGAGCAGCTGATTGAACGCAGAAGAGTTCAGTTACAAGAATTTGTTGACTGGATGTCCAAACATCCAGTACTAGCTAAGTGTGAAGTGTGGCAACATTTTCTCACTTGTACAGATGAAAAACGTTGGAAAGCTGGCAAGAGACAGGCGGAGAGAGATAACCTGCTAGGCCTAAACTATTGTATATCACTGGTTGTACCTGAGAAAGCTTTATTACAATCACAAGTGGACCACATCACAGAGCAATGTCACACATTTGTTAGCAGTATGGATTCATCAGTCAAATCTGTCACAAACATGTGTCTAGCACAAACTAAAAGATTCCAGGCACCATACAAAACTGACTGTCAAAAAGTTGGTGAAGCATTTTATAATTTAGGCAATGCACTGAGTTTGGATGAAGGTACAGTAATTTCGACATCCAAACTCACATCGGCGATTAAATTGACTGGTGGTGCTTACATAAAAATTGGCAGAATGTACGAAGAACAGCCTAAATATGATTGGGAGCCTCTCGGAGACAAATTTCACTTGTACAAAGGTATTGTAGGATCTTTTCCGGACGTCTTAGCTAACCACAAAGCAGCTGTTCAGAAAAAACGAGAGTGTGAAAGATTGACTGCCGAACACAAAATGGAGGTTGCACAGTTAAATGAAGTATTAAGAAGAACCGACGTTATATCATATGCACTTCTTGCTGAAATAAATCATTTCAAACAAGAAAGAACTGTCGACCTCAAAGCCACAATGCAAAAGTTCTTGAGACAAcagattactttttacaaaaaaattgttgatAAATTGGAAACAACCCTACATCAGTACGATGAATAG